The proteins below come from a single Zhouia spongiae genomic window:
- a CDS encoding head GIN domain-containing protein: MKKIFSALVFFTAITAIGQHKITKNADEFSEIKVYDGISVNLVKSDVNRIIISGEDKDKVVIVNSGNKLKIRMEIDRVFSGYKTFVEVQYKDRIETIDVNENAFIGSKDKIKQETLELRAQEGGEIDLELEVLRLNAKSITGGVIETRGTAKNQVVRINTGGQYEGDRLVTEQTEVDVNAGGTAYVNASELVEAKVRAGGTIRIFGKPKVIDQQKFIGGKIIEQE; encoded by the coding sequence ATGAAGAAGATATTTTCAGCACTGGTATTTTTTACAGCTATAACCGCCATTGGTCAGCATAAAATAACTAAAAATGCAGACGAGTTTTCTGAGATTAAGGTCTATGACGGAATTTCAGTTAATCTGGTAAAATCAGATGTTAACAGAATTATTATTTCCGGCGAGGATAAAGACAAGGTTGTTATTGTAAATTCCGGTAACAAACTTAAGATCCGTATGGAAATAGATAGAGTGTTCAGCGGTTATAAAACCTTTGTTGAAGTACAATACAAAGACAGAATTGAAACGATTGATGTTAATGAAAATGCCTTTATAGGTTCTAAGGATAAAATAAAACAGGAGACGCTAGAATTAAGGGCTCAGGAAGGTGGTGAAATAGACCTCGAATTAGAAGTGCTGCGCCTGAATGCAAAATCGATTACCGGTGGCGTCATTGAAACAAGAGGTACAGCTAAAAATCAGGTGGTTCGTATCAATACAGGAGGACAATACGAAGGAGACCGTTTGGTAACTGAGCAAACCGAAGTTGATGTGAATGCGGGCGGAACTGCATATGTAAATGCATCTGAGTTGGTGGAGGCTAAAGTAAGGGCAGGTGGTACCATTCGTATTTTCGGAAAACCGAAAGTTATTGATCAACAAAAATTTATAGGAGGGAAAATTATAGAACAAGAATAA